A single genomic interval of Candidatus Desulfatibia profunda harbors:
- the fsa gene encoding fructose-6-phosphate aldolase, giving the protein MKFFIDTANISEIKEAHSMGMVDGVTTNPSLIAKEGRDFKEIITEICEIVDGPISAEVISLATEGMIAEARDLAAIHKNIVVKIPMTVDGLKATRRLAEEGIKTNVTLVFSPLQALMAAKAGATYVSPFIGRLDDVSQEGLLLVEQLVEIYSNYAFDTEIIVASVRNPLHVLESALIGADIATIPFNVLAKLAAHPLTDKGIKAFLDDWEKTQKK; this is encoded by the coding sequence ATGAAATTTTTTATCGACACTGCCAACATCAGTGAAATCAAGGAGGCCCACAGCATGGGGATGGTTGATGGCGTTACCACCAACCCGAGTCTAATTGCCAAAGAAGGCCGTGATTTTAAAGAGATTATAACAGAAATTTGCGAAATAGTGGATGGTCCCATCAGCGCTGAAGTTATCAGCCTTGCCACCGAGGGAATGATTGCGGAGGCCCGGGATCTGGCAGCGATACATAAAAATATCGTCGTAAAGATACCCATGACGGTGGACGGTTTGAAGGCAACCCGCAGACTTGCCGAAGAGGGCATTAAAACGAATGTAACCCTGGTTTTTTCACCGTTGCAGGCTCTGATGGCGGCCAAAGCCGGTGCAACCTATGTCAGCCCTTTTATCGGTCGCCTCGATGACGTGTCTCAGGAAGGTCTTCTGCTTGTCGAGCAGCTTGTAGAAATATACAGTAACTACGCCTTTGATACCGAGATCATCGTCGCCAGTGTGCGCAATCCATTGCATGTTCTGGAGTCAGCCCTTATCGGAGCCGACATCGCCACCATTCCCTTTAATGTGTTGGCCAAACTGGCGGCCCATCCCCTCACAGACAA
- the folK gene encoding 2-amino-4-hydroxy-6-hydroxymethyldihydropteridine diphosphokinase, protein MEMHTAFIGVGSNLGNKRLNCRNGIDALTKSGTAVLKDQSRFYKTEPVDYEDQDWFVNAVVKIETPLDPFELLKTLKSIELRAGRIRNPIRFGPRILDLDIIFYDDLVIKTSQFEIPHPRMHKRHFVLKPICDIDPTVVHSVFKKDVRHLLDDLVDHLGEDGQKVVEYPCDC, encoded by the coding sequence ATGGAAATGCATACGGCTTTCATTGGTGTCGGATCCAACCTTGGCAACAAGCGTTTGAACTGCCGGAATGGGATTGACGCCCTGACAAAATCCGGCACAGCCGTTCTCAAGGACCAGTCGCGGTTTTATAAAACCGAGCCGGTCGACTATGAAGATCAGGACTGGTTCGTTAACGCCGTCGTAAAAATCGAAACCCCCCTCGATCCTTTTGAGCTGTTGAAAACGTTAAAGTCCATAGAGCTTCGTGCCGGTCGAATCCGCAATCCGATTCGGTTCGGTCCCAGGATCCTGGATCTTGATATCATCTTTTATGATGATCTGGTGATAAAAACATCCCAATTTGAGATTCCCCATCCCAGAATGCACAAAAGACACTTTGTGTTAAAGCCTATTTGTGATATAGATCCCACAGTTGTTCATTCGGTTTTTAAAAAGGATGTGCGGCACCTATTGGATGATCTGGTGGATCATCTGGGAGAAGACGGACAAAAAGTGGTTGAGTATCCATGCGACTGCTGA
- a CDS encoding GAF domain-containing sensor histidine kinase, translating into MTSDKGLLEILITISSISNDRRLDFGQKLQDILLEIVGFMQVKSGSIMLVKGARNLEVAASTNAGLIGKKQRLDETSPSAWVYKHKKNLYIEDISKSDRFPRRFNHYKGCSLLLVPFLDKNKVMGILSVTDKIGEDYFVKREQEALLIIAGQVISALENQRLAESLKRKKRTLQQKNLKLMQLEKLKTDFYNMLIHDLKGPISELIANLDIFSYTASDEDQEYIEAAKAACDTLYSMVFNLLDIAQLEENRLKLVHEKIDPQDLVKESLARLFGLFKLKNLTFVERSPSVKTLDFFWGDRGILLRVLQNLLTNAINYSPSNETIEVGFECLKSPEIKFFVKDNGPGVPFEYHKTIFNKYFQLDKKSDGRVHTTGLGLTFCKMAVETHRGKIGVESESQKGSRFFFTLPVKMPVRG; encoded by the coding sequence ATGACGAGCGATAAGGGATTGCTTGAAATTTTAATAACAATCAGTTCTATCTCCAATGACAGGCGTCTCGACTTCGGGCAGAAACTGCAGGATATTCTTCTTGAGATTGTCGGGTTCATGCAGGTTAAGAGCGGCTCCATCATGCTGGTGAAAGGCGCCAGGAACCTCGAGGTGGCGGCCTCAACCAATGCCGGATTAATAGGCAAAAAACAACGTCTCGATGAAACATCTCCCTCCGCGTGGGTTTATAAACATAAAAAAAATCTTTACATAGAAGATATTTCCAAGAGTGATAGGTTCCCAAGAAGGTTTAATCACTACAAAGGGTGTTCACTGTTGCTGGTGCCCTTTTTGGATAAGAATAAAGTCATGGGCATATTAAGTGTAACCGACAAGATCGGTGAGGATTATTTCGTAAAGAGAGAGCAGGAAGCGTTGCTGATTATCGCGGGACAGGTCATCAGCGCGCTTGAAAATCAGCGCTTGGCAGAATCGCTGAAAAGGAAAAAACGAACGCTTCAGCAGAAGAACCTTAAATTAATGCAGTTGGAAAAGCTGAAAACGGATTTCTACAATATGTTAATCCACGATTTAAAAGGGCCGATTTCGGAGTTAATAGCAAACCTTGATATCTTTTCCTATACGGCTTCTGATGAAGATCAAGAATATATCGAAGCTGCCAAGGCCGCGTGCGATACATTATATTCGATGGTGTTCAACCTGTTGGATATTGCCCAACTTGAAGAAAACAGACTCAAGCTGGTCCACGAGAAAATTGATCCGCAGGATCTTGTCAAGGAGTCTCTGGCGAGGCTGTTCGGGCTTTTCAAACTAAAGAATCTGACGTTTGTGGAAAGATCTCCATCAGTTAAAACCCTTGATTTTTTCTGGGGCGACCGCGGCATTCTGCTCCGAGTTCTGCAAAATCTCTTGACGAACGCCATCAACTACTCACCTTCCAATGAAACCATTGAGGTGGGTTTTGAGTGCTTGAAATCTCCGGAAATCAAATTTTTTGTCAAAGACAACGGTCCGGGTGTTCCGTTCGAATACCATAAAACCATTTTTAACAAATATTTCCAGCTTGATAAGAAAAGTGATGGACGAGTTCATACCACCGGATTGGGGCTGACCTTTTGCAAGATGGCCGTGGAGACTCACCGGGGAAAAATCGGGGTTGAAAGCGAGAGCCAAAAAGGCAGTCGTTTTTTCTTTACCCTGCCGGTCAAAATGCCTGTTCGCGGATAA
- a CDS encoding tetratricopeptide repeat protein, protein MIDLKDMTVLIVDDIITMCKSIHRMMKTIGYGDKFFYAHNGKEALRILSKDPIDLVLMDYNMPEMAGGETLSTIRRDRLLRDIPVIMITAQAYKDYVAEAAESYVDALILKPLTIKILETKVAYVVERANNPPPIVAHLRRAMDFEAEGDIDAAIQETRMAMEADPGSSRAIRELGYYYLKVNAFQEAEEWLLKAAEMNYLDVIAFHWLGELYLKMDDIETAHHYFEKAMQISPRHLDRGINFGKTLVQREMIPRAIKVFNKAFKLTGNSVKLREEIADFCIENGAKQYAAELIESIVMELPDRTDLFFKLGKTLEEVGEIDKALMYLTKAEKDDTENPDIKIHLAKNYLSLGKPIWAEKALKRLLRIDPEHEEAKGLIKRCVKK, encoded by the coding sequence ATGATAGACTTAAAAGACATGACCGTATTGATTGTGGATGACATCATCACCATGTGCAAATCGATCCATCGCATGATGAAAACGATCGGGTACGGGGATAAGTTTTTTTATGCCCATAACGGCAAGGAAGCCTTGCGTATCTTGAGCAAAGATCCCATTGATTTGGTTTTGATGGACTATAATATGCCCGAGATGGCCGGTGGCGAGACCTTGAGCACCATTCGGAGGGACAGGCTTTTAAGAGATATACCGGTAATTATGATTACGGCGCAGGCATACAAGGATTATGTGGCCGAGGCTGCCGAATCCTATGTGGATGCCTTAATATTGAAGCCCCTGACCATCAAGATACTGGAGACAAAAGTGGCCTATGTGGTTGAAAGGGCCAACAATCCTCCTCCAATTGTTGCCCATCTCAGAAGAGCGATGGATTTTGAAGCTGAAGGCGACATCGATGCGGCCATCCAGGAAACAAGAATGGCCATGGAAGCGGATCCGGGTTCATCAAGAGCGATTCGCGAACTGGGCTATTACTATCTTAAGGTGAATGCGTTCCAAGAGGCTGAAGAGTGGTTGTTGAAGGCCGCCGAGATGAATTATCTGGATGTGATTGCGTTTCATTGGCTCGGGGAGTTGTATCTCAAAATGGATGACATCGAAACGGCGCATCATTACTTTGAAAAAGCCATGCAGATCAGTCCGCGCCACCTTGACCGGGGAATTAACTTTGGGAAAACTCTGGTTCAGAGGGAAATGATTCCGAGGGCCATCAAGGTTTTTAACAAGGCTTTCAAATTGACCGGGAATTCTGTAAAGCTGCGGGAGGAAATTGCCGACTTCTGTATTGAAAACGGAGCAAAACAATATGCCGCCGAACTTATTGAATCCATCGTTATGGAGTTGCCGGATCGAACCGATTTATTTTTCAAGCTGGGAAAAACCCTGGAAGAGGTGGGCGAGATTGACAAGGCTTTAATGTATTTAACCAAGGCGGAAAAAGATGATACGGAAAATCCGGATATCAAAATCCACCTTGCCAAAAATTATCTGTCTTTAGGCAAGCCGATCTGGGCCGAAAAAGCCTTGAAACGGCTGCTTAGGATCGATCCGGAGCATGAAGAAGCCAAAGGGCTTATCAAGCGCTGTGTTAAAAAGTGA
- a CDS encoding 50S ribosome-binding GTPase — translation MTESSETYDAIQTLVVSANKIREFSLPEDAVNPLLDLAALVTLRRLLGKDRPPFIGFIGCTGAGKSTLFNSLAGHAVSATGWRVHNTRGPVLFTQDGMLKRLNQWELKYGPLLLPLLKRKNQLLEKKETGPLETKKSGAPGVLQISTSPQDESTAGLRPSAGFFVLIDLPDINSSPALEERLVALDILPWLDIVVFMVDDETIFHRVYDRPVKIAAELEQNRFCVMTNRGRDRIDVNHPDIQQVMAFFGVNEIHILPDLNQKDCFHDEPAFLALKNEVAAGRKLSPPEPLVARIAGLAAIACEENSRRRQALGTLDKDISQTIGNILAKEALISLKTILNDDTLHVLSHLGLKRFAVSNLLHFFKSIATTGSLQRSFRLSFGSRREEILAQLLHFDLKKLVDEVSNRLVDLGERIARTMRSNPDFDYIQKIAPGLNLPNGDAAITGASAAESGSYAAKLQTISAEFETRCRELLAEDTVSAAIKNDPIVAFFLVAALIADAFILPGFHSWLLVPTAFKYLPLGKFETAKKRFQRAVKDVIQNQLMQTAHQLRDIRSRIVMEDNDALLQSLNVLAQNANPDFSRV, via the coding sequence ATGACCGAGAGTTCAGAAACCTACGACGCTATCCAGACACTGGTTGTTTCAGCAAATAAAATCAGGGAATTTTCCTTGCCCGAGGATGCGGTGAATCCTCTCCTTGATTTGGCTGCACTGGTCACGCTGCGCCGGCTTCTGGGAAAAGATCGGCCGCCGTTTATCGGCTTTATCGGCTGTACAGGGGCCGGGAAATCAACCCTCTTTAACAGCCTGGCAGGACATGCCGTCAGTGCCACCGGCTGGCGGGTTCACAATACCCGCGGCCCGGTGCTTTTCACCCAGGACGGGATGTTAAAGCGTCTGAATCAGTGGGAGTTAAAATATGGACCGCTGCTGCTGCCATTATTGAAGCGGAAAAACCAGTTGCTTGAGAAAAAAGAAACCGGCCCGTTGGAAACCAAAAAAAGCGGGGCGCCGGGAGTCCTGCAGATCTCGACGTCACCGCAAGATGAATCCACAGCAGGTTTGCGGCCGTCCGCAGGATTTTTTGTCCTGATTGACCTGCCGGACATCAACTCTTCGCCGGCGCTCGAGGAGCGCCTGGTGGCCCTGGACATACTGCCCTGGCTCGATATCGTCGTGTTTATGGTGGACGATGAAACTATTTTCCACCGGGTGTATGACCGGCCGGTTAAGATCGCCGCAGAACTTGAGCAAAACCGCTTCTGCGTGATGACCAACCGGGGCCGAGACCGGATCGACGTGAATCATCCGGATATTCAGCAAGTAATGGCGTTTTTCGGTGTGAATGAAATCCACATCCTCCCGGATCTGAACCAGAAAGACTGCTTTCATGACGAGCCTGCATTTCTGGCATTAAAAAACGAGGTGGCGGCCGGCCGCAAGCTGTCTCCCCCGGAACCGCTGGTAGCAAGAATCGCCGGGCTTGCCGCTATTGCTTGCGAGGAAAACAGCAGGCGCAGGCAAGCGTTAGGCACCCTGGATAAGGATATCTCTCAGACCATAGGGAACATCCTCGCAAAAGAGGCCCTCATATCTTTGAAAACCATTTTAAATGACGATACGCTGCATGTTTTGAGCCATCTGGGATTGAAACGTTTTGCCGTCAGCAACCTGCTGCATTTTTTCAAAAGCATCGCCACCACCGGATCACTGCAACGCAGCTTTCGATTGTCCTTTGGCAGCCGCCGGGAGGAGATTCTGGCTCAACTGCTTCATTTCGACCTCAAAAAGCTGGTTGACGAGGTGTCGAACCGTCTGGTTGACCTGGGCGAACGCATCGCCCGTACCATGCGCAGCAACCCCGACTTTGATTACATCCAAAAGATCGCACCCGGACTGAACCTGCCGAACGGCGATGCAGCCATAACCGGGGCATCCGCGGCCGAATCCGGATCGTACGCAGCAAAGCTTCAGACGATCAGCGCGGAATTTGAGACCCGCTGCAGGGAGTTGCTGGCCGAGGATACTGTCTCGGCGGCAATCAAAAATGACCCGATCGTTGCTTTCTTCCTGGTGGCGGCCCTGATTGCAGACGCCTTTATCCTTCCAGGATTCCACAGCTGGCTGCTGGTCCCCACTGCATTTAAATACCTGCCGCTGGGAAAATTTGAAACCGCCAAAAAACGCTTTCAGCGCGCCGTGAAAGATGTCATCCAGAACCAACTGATGCAAACCGCCCACCAGTTGCGGGATATTCGCAGCCGTATCGTCATGGAAGACAACGATGCGCTGCTGCAATCCCTAAATGTACTGGCTCAAAACGCTAACCCGGATTTTTCACGCGTCTGA
- a CDS encoding GTPase domain-containing protein yields MKMDALRMQLDNLNREIADLIQMEPVSLSHQTGEAEKDELFLYGIVGGKDVGKSSVINRLAGAKVSLDTDLLDEGTNAAVAYCHQQDLAALKKRLAVDAGSRVVFVDHDRQELKNVVLMDFPDFDSRFLSHRDDTVRLARHLQGVIWVTTPRKYGDYQFLNQLETVAQSHENYLIVLNKIDQLEKKAPLDTVRREVVNFLTAECVKRNIPPPDPQQFLILSALKPDQYEFNHMRRRLIRPHSVQEITRAKLVNLKAEFDKNFQRIQSHYRLLDRLKAIDQALESIREGVADQFSDDYFNTVSRRILTLETLQRRISRTIFTQRINTWPILRLLFYPLAGIVSGFGGRIAFNPVEKKWPDSPRDLLRYQGLPASLKMQAIRDNVAASFPDLKPDLGPAPDFSRLIDDQFVQLLGEYEDQVTDHLAATFARPGKLKQALVYFPLIWFPFLQPLLLKFAEMQWESKLSFSNLKDFGAVFFALLGAQSLLISLVFLILFYTVWLTLIYAHSARTVYKKGQDEFQNLWYERFLTRLAEALARPLLDIRSLLTHKNTQLEQIKHAVAQRLQRIAANPNIS; encoded by the coding sequence ATGAAAATGGATGCGCTCAGAATGCAGTTGGACAATCTTAACCGCGAAATTGCCGATCTGATTCAGATGGAACCTGTTTCTCTGTCGCATCAGACCGGCGAAGCAGAAAAAGATGAGCTTTTTCTGTATGGGATCGTGGGGGGTAAAGATGTCGGGAAGAGTTCCGTGATCAACCGGCTCGCCGGAGCCAAGGTCTCCTTGGATACGGACCTGCTCGATGAAGGCACCAACGCAGCCGTGGCCTATTGCCATCAGCAGGACCTTGCGGCGCTGAAAAAACGCCTGGCAGTCGACGCCGGAAGCCGGGTTGTGTTTGTTGATCATGATCGCCAGGAGTTGAAGAACGTGGTCCTCATGGATTTTCCCGATTTCGACAGCCGCTTTTTGTCTCACCGGGACGATACTGTGCGCCTGGCAAGGCACCTTCAGGGAGTGATCTGGGTGACGACACCGCGAAAATACGGGGATTACCAGTTTTTGAATCAACTGGAAACCGTTGCCCAGAGCCATGAGAACTATCTCATCGTACTGAACAAAATCGACCAACTGGAAAAAAAAGCGCCTCTGGATACCGTGCGCCGGGAGGTTGTCAATTTTTTGACTGCAGAATGTGTCAAACGCAATATCCCGCCGCCCGATCCGCAGCAGTTTTTGATCCTGTCCGCCCTCAAGCCGGATCAATATGAATTTAACCACATGCGCCGGCGGCTTATCCGGCCCCATTCGGTCCAGGAAATTACCCGGGCCAAACTGGTCAACCTGAAGGCCGAATTTGATAAAAATTTTCAGCGGATTCAATCCCATTACAGGCTGTTGGATCGTCTGAAAGCAATCGACCAGGCCCTTGAAAGCATCCGGGAGGGCGTGGCCGATCAATTTTCCGATGACTATTTTAACACCGTCAGCCGGCGGATTTTAACTCTGGAAACCCTCCAGAGACGCATCAGCAGAACTATTTTCACCCAGCGCATCAACACCTGGCCGATTCTACGCCTGCTGTTTTATCCGCTGGCCGGAATCGTGTCCGGTTTTGGCGGCCGTATCGCCTTTAATCCTGTCGAAAAAAAGTGGCCGGATTCCCCGCGAGATTTGCTGCGGTATCAGGGATTGCCCGCATCATTAAAAATGCAGGCGATTCGCGACAATGTTGCAGCCTCCTTTCCGGACCTGAAACCGGATTTGGGCCCGGCGCCTGATTTCTCCAGGCTGATCGACGATCAATTCGTTCAACTGCTGGGCGAATACGAAGATCAGGTAACGGATCATTTGGCCGCGACCTTCGCTCGGCCCGGAAAACTGAAACAGGCCCTGGTCTATTTTCCCTTAATCTGGTTTCCGTTTCTGCAGCCCCTGCTGCTGAAATTTGCCGAAATGCAGTGGGAGTCAAAGCTCTCATTTTCAAACCTGAAAGATTTTGGGGCTGTTTTCTTTGCCCTTCTCGGCGCACAATCGTTACTTATCAGCCTGGTGTTTTTGATCCTGTTTTATACGGTTTGGCTGACGCTCATTTATGCTCACAGCGCCCGCACAGTCTACAAAAAAGGACAAGACGAATTCCAGAATCTGTGGTATGAGCGCTTTTTAACCCGGCTGGCTGAAGCCTTGGCGCGCCCCCTGCTGGACATTCGCTCGCTGTTGACCCACAAAAATACGCAACTGGAGCAAATCAAACACGCAGTTGCACAGCGACTGCAACGCATCGCAGCTAACCCGAATATTTCATGA